The genomic segment CTGCCAAGTGCCTGGTTGAAGAGCTTGGTGCCGACATCAACGCCAAGGGCGCCGACGGCATCACCGCCAGCCAAAAGATTGAGGGCGAGGGAGACTACCCCGAGATCGCCGAGTACCTGCAGGGCATCGAGACACAGAGAAGCGCCTCtgccgccgctgctgctAAAGCTGCCGCTCCTACTTctaccaccaccgccgccaccaccgaTACCGCTGCCCCGCCCATCGACATGCCGCCCGTCCCTGAAGGTCTCGCCGTGACGCTCGGCACCATGGACCAAGCTGAGGAAGTCCCCGCCGAAGTCGACCCTGAGTTCAAGCGCCGGATAGAGCAGCTGGCCGAGAGGGAGGACTTCCACACAGCCACGGGCCAAGCCGAGCTACGCCGCCTCGTCGAGGATGCCGTCCTCGGTCAGGACCTGGGTGATGAGCGCAGTGTGCGTCAGAAGCaaggttaaaaagaagtTGAAGAGAGAAGAAAAGCATTCTGTTTATGTTTAATAACTGGCTATTCATCACCTTTGACTTCCCAAAATAGGTAATGGCCAAGCGATTCGGGCGGCCGGAAGAATGCGACTTCGGTGCTGTCGCCCGTCATGCCCTTTGAAAAGGACGTCGCGCTTAGCGAGAACCAGGTGCGTGACGGCAAGGCGACGAGGGCGTTGATGAGGACGCCGCGCACCCAGTGCGAGGCGAAGAAGCCTTGCCACGAGATCTTACACACGTTTGCGTGTGACGGCGTGTCCGGGTCCCCGGGGACCTGGTAGCGTGAGAGGTACGGGTCGATGGTGTCCCCTGCCTTGACGCGGGGGCTCTGCAGACGGATGAGAGATAGCCACTCGTACGTCTCTGTCGCAAAGTCTTCGAGGCCCGGTCTGTCGCCGTTTTGGATGATATCCAAGGGTAGTGACAGCGGTGGTGTCTGGACCTGGAAGTCGGGTGCGAC from the Colletotrichum lupini chromosome 3, complete sequence genome contains:
- a CDS encoding ankyrin repeat protein, which produces MAPNPYLLAADNPDALLTLLRENPAIASGQDEHGYSLVHAAASYNHLELLRALIREFNVNVDIKDEDEETALFVVETVAAAKCLVEELGADINAKGADGITASQKIEGEGDYPEIAEYLQGIETQRSASAAAAAKAAAPTSTTTAATTDTAAPPIDMPPVPEGLAVTLGTMDQAEEVPAEVDPEFKRRIEQLAEREDFHTATGQAELRRLVEDAVLGQDLGDERSVRQKQG